The following is a genomic window from Methanoplanus sp. FWC-SCC4.
TCATTTCTTCTAATACCGGATATGAGAGTTACAAAAGTGTCGCCAATCATTAAAAGAAGAGGTGCATCATCAAGAAGGTGCATTATCGGATGCTTTTTTGGATCGTATCTGTCAAGATGGACCTTCCACTCATCTTCGGTTTCATGAACATGATACTGGCCATTTCTAAAACTTGCAATCGTTCCCGGAGAAGGTACATTTATTGATGATTTTTCCCATTCAGGACCGAGAGGTTCGGTTACCGATTCCTTTGATATTTCCACTTCCCAGACACCCTCATTTAAAGGTGCCAAAAAATCTTCCAGTCTGCTCAAAACTCACTTCCCCAAAGAATATTAGGATATTAAATATTATCCTCAGTCATAATAATATAACTTAATTTAATCCCGGAATATTTCATATTATTTTGGAAACTGATTGAAAAATCATAATCATAATAATCTACTAAAAATTAGACAGATGGATTTGTTCTCATAATTCATCCTAATATCATTTTCCGGGCAGATTTTAAAAATTTCGCAGGCATATCTTCATCCAGTCTCCATGTGATATTCATAGGTCGACTTCCAGTATGGCTCACATATCTGGCAGTTCCAATACAAATAAAGGGCTGTGCACGATTATTTACTTCTTTAAACTCCCTTACAAAGAGAAGAATCCTTGCTCCATTAGAGTCATGATTAATGTACCTAATTCCAGTAGGAGAATTTTCAGAGGTTGTACTCTGAGACTGCCAATGGAAAAGAGTCTCATTTACTGCAAAATCCTCGTACATTGTTGAAGGTGAATAGTGCTTCTCTGTCTTATTAAGAGTGATAAAAAATACATCCAGATTTTTATCTTTCAAATGTATGACACCTTCACGCTGTCCATGAGAAGGCATATTTAAAAGAGTATAGTGATCAAGTGCAGAAAATATCTGATTTCTTGCATAACTGCAATGCAAGAAAAGAGGCGTTTTAAATCCTAAATTAAGAGGTTTTTCAACAAAATCTATGTTCTGATATTTGTAATTTAAAATCTCTAATATTTCATCCTTCACTGCTTCATTCGCGAAAATCGTTTGGAAGATATCTGAAACTTTATTATAATTCTGGATAGGAGAATTGTAAAGGGAATAGTAAAGCATTGTAAGCATCTTTTGGTCATAATCTGAGATTTCCTCTAAACAAACATCTCCAGAATTTCTAAGTAAATTAATTATGAATTTTATAAATTCAGCAGAGTCTATATCTATAACTCTCAATGCGGATTCAGAAATCCAAGTCCAAATCTCTAAAATTACCTAAATCGGGCACTTCTATCATTCTGTTTTTTTCTCTCAAATATCAAAAAACTTGTGCGCCCAACAGACACCAAAGCTTCAAAAAAAATTATTCAAAAATATTAATCAAGGATGTTCACCAGCCGCTGCATCGCTTCACTCAGCAGCGGACGGTTCACTTTTTTTTACCGGTTGACTATAATTCTGCTACGCCAGAAACAGCCTCGTTTCACTCGCCTGTCCCAGGCTGCAAACAAGCAGCCTCCACCTATTGCCTGAAGGCAAAAGGTTCCGGTTGCCGGCCATACACTCCGCTTCCGGGGATGGACAAGCATCCCCCCGCTCCGTGATGACCTAATCCTCCCGCCGCTGTTCGCGGCTCCTCCCTCCGGGCAGTGGATATGAAAGATTCTATTCCCCGTCCGAGGTCGGGCGGGCGGGTTATTGCTGCCGGACCGAAAGGAACGGCAGCCGGCTCAGCGCCAGCGTTGCAGCTGTAAGACATGATTTTCCCACACTAACGGCCCGCAATTCTCTTTAGATATCCGGCAGGGAAAAGGCAAAATTTCAGGGAGAGGGTCTTCCCATCTCCAGAAAATCCACTGCCCGTTGTGCATCACCGGCTGCACTGATAAGATCACGGGCTGATCCTTCCCTGATATGCTCAAGCCATCCGGCAATATAAGAAGCCGAATTCATCCGGACAGGATCTGTATCAATACCGCACATGGCACAAAGAAACGCTGATCCCATCTCCGCAGTCAGCTCCTCGCGGCTGTATGTTTCACTTCCAAACATCGACGTCTTACAAATTCCCGACCGTTTAAGCCTTGATGAATGGCCGGTCCAGTGCGTCAGCTCATGAAAATACGCTGCATAATAATCCTCCCGTGACCTGAACATATCCATAGGGGGCATTCTGACAATATCCTTATCCGGACTGTATGACGGGCTACCGATTCCGTTTAGATGCTTATTTCTTTTAATAATCTCCTCACAGGATACAACCGGCGTTATTTCTGCGACAGCCTCAGGCTCTATCCCTTCACATTGGGAAAAGTTAAACACCGGATAATAACGGACAATAGGCCGTTCCCTCTCGGCCATAATTATTACATCATCGCCCTGATCGTTAACCGTCTTTTTTGTATCGGTCTTTGACCAGAAGAGAACAATTCCCGATGCCTTCTCCCCTTTCCTCACACTTCCGCCGGCTTCTCTTATCTGCCTGAAAGTTCCCCAATGTGTATGCCCTGCAAGAAGAAGGCGGTTTATTCCCCTGTATTCCTTCCCTGTCAGAATATTAACAGGATTCATATCCTGCCACGTCTTCTGCCACGGGACAACGCCGGATTCAAGCTGCTTTATGATCCGGTCCTGCACAATCTCATAAACAGAAGGCATTATTCAGACCTCCTGCTGACAGCTGCAAAACGCCGGCCGCCTTCATAGGGGGATCTTAATAAAACAATATTCCGGCAGCGGGGATCTTCCTGCTCTGCTTCCGTTGCGTTTATCTCTCTGTACTCTAAACCAGTTAATGAGGTGGCGGGCTTTCTGTTTGGCGACATGATTAGAACACCACCTCAACCGGTTCTTCCACGTTCAAATTATTTCTGAACATATCAACCAGTTCCTTAATTTTTCAGGAGAGCGAAGGCGCCGGACTTTTCCCGACAGCTTACACTTCCCTACATATATATTTATTTTAAAAGTATTTAATTATTTATACTTGGTATATATTCAGTATATACCAAAGTAAGTTATTAATTACATAATGCCGCATAACTATTATGGATAAAATAGAAATCACTGTTTCCGGTTATGAAGTCAGGGAAAAAACAGCTACAAAATCCGGCAACAGCTGCCATGTTCTACTTCCGCAGGACTGGATCGGCAAGCGGGTTAAGATCATCCTTCTTGATCCGGTCGAAGATAAAAAGGAATAACAGAGGATACTCACGAATAATCCCAATCACTCTCACTGCCCCTGGGGGAGGAGCCGCGAACAGCGGCGGGAGGGGATGAGCATGTCGGAGCGTGGGGATGCTCGTCCATCCCCGGAAGCGGAGAGAATGGTCCGCACAGCGCCAGCGTAACAATTAAAGACGGCCTGTTCAAGGCGGGTGGGTTGTCAAAGACGAAAGGCCGGACAATCATAATAAAAAATGCCTGCCGGAATTCCTAAAGATATTACCGGGCCGGAAATATATCACAGGACAATAAACAATTCAGCCTGAGCTTTCTGCATGATGCAGTAAGCGGAGGCGGTGGCAGACAGCCGGAAGCAGGCGAGTGAAGCGAGTCTGATTCGGGCGACACAGATAATTTTAACCTGAAAAAACAGCGAAGCGCCCGCTGCTGAGTTGAGCGATGCAGCGGTGGGTGAGCGTCTGCAAATACGACAGACCATTAAGTAAAGCATAAATAGACCCCCTTTTAGGCGAAAATCTCAGGAATCGCGACCTTCACAGAAGCCCTGTATTCCACGATCTCCACTTTAGCCAGTATAAACATCGTCTGAAAATACGGGGCAATACAACGTCATTATATCTCAATAATGAGGGCGCCAATCGGCCTAATGTTGGTAAATTAGACTTTTTTTGAAATCACATTATTTGTATCTAAAATCTGGCGAAAAATACTTGAATAAAGGGATATTCACTGTCTTTTTTAAAGGACTAATTTGTTCATTAAGGCAGATCATTACTTTTCAGACGAACGCTAAACCAACATTCCATCTTATCAGTTCCCATTAATGTTATTCCATCTTCGAAAAATTTGAACATAAATAGATTATTTTCAGATAATAAGCAAAATTTATATAAATAATTTACTTCAGCTAATATTTCACCTTCGATATTTCCTTTTGCAATAATACCATCAGGTAATGATATATTATCTAAAGAATAATTTGAAAAAGAAATCTCAGGATATCCACCAAGATTGCATTCTTTATCTGTAATTTGTGGCATGTTTGGATCATCTACAGCTAGCATCTCAAATCCTTCTGAAAACACTCCATTCGTTAAATCTTTAAATCCTGCAATAGTAAAAGAACCTCCACTGTTTGGAACATAAAAATAAACATTAGTTATTTTTTTCCAGAGCCGGTGAAGATATTCATATGCATTAGCAATATTGGAGATTTCTATTTCGGAAAAAGGCAATATGCAGTTACTTCCTTTTGCATGAAACAAATCACATCTAATTGGGTATTGTTGATCAACAAAATAATCTATTGGATTTGAAGTATTTTTTGGAACATAATCCGATAGAGATATTTTTGTATTAATCTCTTTTAATGCCCTTTTCAACCAGTCACTTTCACCTTCTTTGTTTTTACCATTTTTTCTTTTATGAATGGGGACGATATTGCTTAAGATAGCTTCAAATGATAAAAACAGATTTCGATAGGCTTCATAAAGATTATTGCTCGTTTGCGATAAGCGGTAATATCGAAATGCCGGAATCCATTCAGGTTCAGGATTAGGTTGTGATGGAACTTCTTTTCCATCACGGATTACTGTTATTGTTCCTGTCGCATTAAATTTTAGCTGACTGCTGGAAAAAATTCTAAGAACATGTTTTTTACCTTCTTTAAAGTGAATTATATAAGAATTGGCAATATTTTTCATCTCAGTATCCATAATTTTTTTTACTGAAAGAATATCTAGAAAATATTGGCATCTATTATAACCTTGATTTAAGGTTTCTTGCGGCGTTAGATCGGTTTGTGCTCTTGCAATGATTATAGATTGGTCTTTTTTTACTTCAACTTCCCATCTCTCTTTTTCAAATTTATATACTTGACTTATTTTTGAGGGAGAATCTAGAGCAAAACTCACACCACTATTATAAACGATACTTGAATAAGGAGAACCTTCTGATCCTCCAATATATATCTCTCCTAAGCTTGCCATCTGAACATCCTTATATTTTTTATAATCATGTGATACCTTAAAAGAAACTGCAATAAATCTGTATTGCAAAAAATAAATAATATTAGCTGAAAACGATTCTTATTGGTAATTAAATATTTAAATTTAAAATCAATGAAAAGGAGGTAAGCAAAGAACGAAGGAAATAATCCTCCGCCCTTTTGTCAAAAGCACACAGCACCGGAACCAAAGCCCAGGTTAATTTTCAGGATCAGAACAGCGCTGCAACACCGTCCGCCCAGGTCTCAACCTTGTCACGGATTGCATCATCAGTGTAGGAGCTCAGCCTTACATTTGTCCTGTTTATGGACACATAATAAATCTCACCATTCGGGTCCATACATTTCAGAGTATGGGAATATGTGTCATGCTCTCTGTCCCTTACACAATCGCCACCGACAGCATCAGCAAGAGCAGTGTCTGCAAGAACAGCTGTAATCGCAGCATTATATGCATGGACAGCCGGTGCCTTAACAGACATTGATCCCACGGACTTTGCCTCATCATCCTCAAAGATGAATTTTGCAGTATATCCCTGTTTAGAAGTTGATACCCCCGCAATGTTCATTCCGTTGGACACATAACCCACACATCCAAACGGGTTATTTACAACCACATCCTGAACAATTGAATCAAAGGTTTCAATATCCGGAATTGGATTTTCAAGTTTCCTTGTTGCAGTTTTTGTGTTGTTGGTCTCTATAAAGTCAGCCATTTCTTCATCATCTCCGACAAAGGTTTCGTTTTCCAAAACGAAATCCGCCTTTTCAAAGGTGCATGCATCCGCGTCCTTTAAACCGGCGTCAGTTGCCTGGATACATCCGGAAGTATTACAGACAATAATAATTATGATCAACAATAATATTAACTTGACTTTATGAGTGGTAATTTTCATATATAGAGGTGTTATTCATGGTCAGTAATAAAACCAACAGAGACATGATTATCGAAACAAACAGGGATGTTAAGTGGATTTGCAAAACACTTTCCGAACTGAAAGACTCAATTGAGGATCATGAGGGAAGAATAAGGGTGCTTGAGGAGCACAAGGCTGAAGCAAAAGGGTGCGAGGGAAAGATTGCCGCTGGTCTTGGAGCCGGAGCCGGCGGAGCAGTCGCCGTTATTTTAAAAATATTCAGCGGTTTTTAGTTACCGGCACCCCCTTTTCCAAAACAGTCCCACTCATCAGGACTTATTTTTAAACCGGTTCTGGAATTAAAAAACCCGAAAACAGCCGTCACCCAGTAGAACCCGAACATTACAACCATGTAGATATTCTCAGTGAATGCACCCTCAAGAATCCATATCAGGTTCCCGAAAATCCAGCACAAAAAACCTGCACTCCGAATCTTAGAACTTTTCGCAGCGACAAAAAGAGCACCGGAGATCCCTAAAAGAACCGCTGCACTCATCATTGGATCTGGAAGTGTGATGTTGCTTAAAAACTCAATTGTCATGGAAAATATGATTGAACTTCCTGACTTTTAGGAGAAACCCGTGGAGTGTGAAAGTGAACAGAATATTTTATACTCTCACATTCAAACTCCCCCCCTAAACTTTAAATCACCAAAATCAGACAGAATAATTAAGCGCTGGGAAATGCCGGGAACAATGACGACCGGGATTTAACATTTCTTTTAGTGACGACCAAATCCCCGCGGATTTCCAAAACGCCGTCTGAAAAAGGTTTGCAGAAAACTGTTGACTAACAGAAAACAAAAAACAGAAAAAACCGCTGCAAACCATTGCAAAAACACCACGACTTTAGGTGAGACCATGCAGAAACATCCAAGAAAAGTGACAAAGGAAGACATCGAAGCCTTTGAAAAGCAGTATCCCGCATACGGAAAGATCGGGAAAGCAATGCTCGAAGCAGGCATATGGTGTCTTGTTGAATCGAAAGAAGACAAACAGAAAGAAAAACACGGCAGCCAGAATCAGAATAAATATCACAGCACCCTGACCCGGACCGCCAACATAAATCTGTCTGGACAAAAGATAAATCATCCCATCCCTGCGGGGGTGAAAAACTAAATGACAGCCTCCAAAAAATCCACAGATACTGCCGGAAACAGAACCGGAAAAACAACAGGAAAAGCCACTGGAAATAACAAAAAAAGCTCAAAGAGATATCCGCTATACCTGATCGCCCGTGCCATCTCTGAAGAGATTCACACAAAAGGCGACAGCATAGAGGCAATCACTGTAACAAGAACGGCAGGGCACACCTACAAAGTGGAAACAGAATTCCGGGAAACACCCGGTGCAGCCGGAGGAAACAGGAATGAATGAACCATCCTGCGGATCAATCCGCACCGGAATGCAGGGAAGGCTTGACATCCAAATCGAAGACGAATTCTTCTACATCATCCCCGAAGATGTCAGAAACCTGATCTTCTACGGAAGATCAGCCCCGGTTTTCAGATCCTGCACCGAAAAAAAGGACGAATGGGCAGAGATATTCGCAACCGAAATCTCCGGCCATGTTGCCATAAACACAGCCGGAAGAGCAGTTGAATTCATCACAACAAAAGGCTGCTTCATAATCCCGCTCTTCTCACTCCAGAAGGTCGCAAGGGGAGAAGCGGTTTCCGCACCGCTCTTTCAGATACTGCCTGATCTCAGGGGAGGCGTATTCCTTTGAACCGTAAACAGGGGAATGAAACAGGAGAGAAGGAAAGCATTCCCGCAGCGGAGATAAAAAAGACTCTCTCCGTTCTTTTTGAAAAAAGGGATGTGGTTGAGATCCGGGCAATCGGGGATTTTTCAACCCACAGCGGATACTTTGACGACCACAGCCTTCTCGCAGAAAAGGCTCAAAATATCGACAGACTCACCGATGTCTCCGGCGTCTACACAACACTAAACAAGGTAAACCCGGCACTCCTCTCAAGACGTGCAAACAGAATACGGATGAAACTCTCAAAAAACGATCCCACAACCGCGGATTCCGACATAATAAGAAGGAGATGGCTG
Proteins encoded in this region:
- a CDS encoding DUF3427 domain-containing protein; amino-acid sequence: MRVIDIDSAEFIKFIINLLRNSGDVCLEEISDYDQKMLTMLYYSLYNSPIQNYNKVSDIFQTIFANEAVKDEILEILNYKYQNIDFVEKPLNLGFKTPLFLHCSYARNQIFSALDHYTLLNMPSHGQREGVIHLKDKNLDVFFITLNKTEKHYSPSTMYEDFAVNETLFHWQSQSTTSENSPTGIRYINHDSNGARILLFVREFKEVNNRAQPFICIGTARYVSHTGSRPMNITWRLDEDMPAKFLKSARKMILG
- a CDS encoding ArdC family protein encodes the protein MPSVYEIVQDRIIKQLESGVVPWQKTWQDMNPVNILTGKEYRGINRLLLAGHTHWGTFRQIREAGGSVRKGEKASGIVLFWSKTDTKKTVNDQGDDVIIMAERERPIVRYYPVFNFSQCEGIEPEAVAEITPVVSCEEIIKRNKHLNGIGSPSYSPDKDIVRMPPMDMFRSREDYYAAYFHELTHWTGHSSRLKRSGICKTSMFGSETYSREELTAEMGSAFLCAMCGIDTDPVRMNSASYIAGWLEHIREGSARDLISAAGDAQRAVDFLEMGRPSP
- a CDS encoding DUF2080 family transposase-associated protein gives rise to the protein MDKIEITVSGYEVREKTATKSGNSCHVLLPQDWIGKRVKIILLDPVEDKKE